The Electrophorus electricus isolate fEleEle1 chromosome 15, fEleEle1.pri, whole genome shotgun sequence genome segment AGTAGGTGTGAGGTCCATGCTACGCTGGATCTCATGGATAACTGCATCTGTATATGGCAAGTTCTGTCTGTCATCCAGGGAAGGCCACCGGTCTGGCCCCACCACCACATCAATCTCCTTCTGAACCCGGGCTACAGAGCATGTTACAGAGAAAATCAACAGTTTCTCTCTGCATGTTGTAAGCCATGGCATATATATTTGATCATAGGCCCAAAAATGTGATTTGCAACACACGTAAAGTAGGTTAAGTCTTTTGTTGGTACATAGCTTCAATGTGATTGGTGAGACATGAAAGTTTGAAGTGATCTGATTTGTCACCTTGGACATCTGGATACTTCATCATGAGCAGCAGCGATTACAAGCAGACATGGCACTTTTAAGGCATGATTAACATTACTGTTGATTATTACAATGATTAATCACTGTACACTTCATAATTCTGTACacactgttgttgttgtataaATTACTGTCTTTATGACGTGTTACAGTTTAAATCTTTCACTCCCGCCACCTGTCAGGCATTGCATTGCACGTCTGTGAGGTGCTGAGGATTTGGAAGGAAAAAGGCACTGGCCTTTGCAGACCCCAGGCAACTGGTGAGATTCTAATTCAGTTGTCAAAAGTAAGATGTTTAACTTTCAAAGATGATTTGTTTGGAATTTGTGTTTTGCTGGCACCTGAATTAGAGATAGCCACAAAACAGTGGAGAGAAGGGATGATATGCAGCAAAGGGCCCAAGCCAGAATTGAACCTTGGCTTCTGCAGTAACATGTGGTACATGTTCTACCAGCTGAACCCTTTGGGAGGcccagctgtttgtttttgattatgAATTTGGCGATTTGATTGTTATTTACAACCCATGAATTTAATGAGTTAGAATGAAAGAGTAATGATAATCATATTGTATCCTTCGTTAGTGGATATAGCCATATTGATAATTGCATATCAACACTAGTTTTCATATATAAGGACATACATGgcttacatttttcatattatgCACAATTGCTTCTGGTGTTATGCACTGTTAACATGTCTTCAGATCTACAGACAGCACAAAGTGAAAGACACTTATTTTAGTCTAAGTGCATGAAACCTATAAGGGttcatttttctattttagGATTAGAAATGGAAAATGCGTTAATGAAAAGGTACACGGAGCATACATTGATCATTTAGATgtgttgatttgattttatgatTAGCTGGTGAAGCTGTCAAATGAAGCATTTTCTCCTTTAAAATGCTTACCTCAAAAAGAAATTGTGCCATCCATGTAGCTTGCATAATCCCCACTTTAGTGGAAACTTAGCATACAGAAATGTCACCATTTGACATGGGGTCAGACGTTCACGTTTCGTTAGCATTGGAGAGTCTCTCTCTagctcatctccctctctccgctTTAAATTAGCTGTCACAGTAGGTTGGCAATCCAActggagggacatgcccactcattcacacacatacattcactgCACCTGCCCCAGTCCCAGGCTTCTGACCATTAGCATGTACACAACAGAGGAGGATGAACCCCTGTTATGGCCCCATTTCCTACACCCTGTGTGAGCTCGAATTCTAGGACTAAAAATGGCACAAcataaaaagttttttaaaaagagaccCACACTATACAGGGTTTTCAGTGAtgtatttttagttttctttttatacaaaaacattttatatatatatatatatatatatatatatatatatatatataaaccaaatCTAAACAGGAGTGTCTTCAGGGTGAGCTTTAcaccaacataaacaaaaatatactaaAGTCAACTCAACCACTAACTTccttaaaacaaaagaaaattaaatacattaatctTACCTCATCTCcttatcacaaaaacagaaagtacaACAAGGCTAAAAGAACATGGCGCCCACCCCTTCAactccaaacaaaaagaaaaaaatcagtaCTCAATGTTTCTGGCAATCAAACTTATGAGCCTGGTACAAACACAGAGCTGCGTCTAGCATGGCACACACAATAACTACTGACTAAGACACCACAGGGCACCAACACATTAGCGACACAGGTATTTAATTGATTATCCCACTGACCAATCAGGTCGTCCGTGTTGTAATAATGAGTCATCTCTGCAGCTCACTGGTTTTCTTATAGTGCATCCTCATGTGGATAACTTGGAAAACATATcttaaaacaccacagcatgaAGAACTAACTCGTAAACTCTCAAGGACATAACCATTCAAGGTTTcctcctcatgttctagggagtttttccttgccactgttacccttggcttgctcactggaggcttggactcagatatttgtaaagctgctttgtgacaactgttgtaaaaaaagagctataaaaatacatttgattttgacacatgtgatggaaaatattatttgatcatgtattatcatatgattcatatgtaatgattcatatataatcatgttaatcctttccatcatataatcctatatgaatggtttagtctgcaaactttgtctctgtatattgtgtgaacaaatgactgtgggaatgttgctttatgacctgcatgggtcgtaaagagggattaggcttttgttttcttgcaaatgGTGTCTGTCCTTTGAAGGGTCCTGGCATATGCAGGAATGTTAATCACCAAATGGAGCAGGGAGTGCGTAaacaagatcacagagcaccccctccctggggagggggttgaagtttagatataaggagcagagtcagtctacccctttagagctttcaCTTtcgagcattagctctcacacagctgtgttttgtgtgtcctattttctttattaaattactctcttaatcacgtctgacttgctgtttgttcaaaattccaccacacacacctgttccatGTTTCTCCCTATATAAGGCCACAGGTTCCTACCATGGGCAAAGCACATTGCTAGTCTTCACAGAGCTGTGTACACCTCTTTATTacattgtttcttttgtttttgtactgctgctttgactgttcattttgtttgcacTTGGGTTGAGGTGCTTtggaaaatattctttttaatCTTCTCccacctctcactccctctgtgctgccattGTCATATTAGCAAGTTTCCATGTATTCTGAAGTCAATTTAAAGTAAGTGTAACAGTTGTGAGCTATAGGTGAAGCACTCACCTGTTACATGGTGCATATCTTCTTGCTACTTACAGCAGTGTTTCACAGGCTTTAGGCTGaacatttttttacaattttataagGCCACACTTTTGGGAGTTCTTGTATGAAAATAGCATagtattattcattattatgcaTGCAAAGTTGCATAATTTTCACTTTTGGAGGTTTTGGAAAAGCATGCGCAAGCAGATGAGATTGGGATAATGGGCATGAATGAGAGCCGTCCTTCAATCTGGCTCGGTGCAAGAATCAAACCAGGGACCTTCACTGTAactgcagtggtagctcagtggttaaggtatttgacttgtaatcagatggttgctggttcaaactccatcactgttgggctcctgagcaaggcccttaaccctcaattggtcaagttgtactcagtcataattgtaagttgctttggataaaagcatcagctaagtgCTGTAAATGATGAATGgttggggggggagggaaagCATACTCATTGGACACTAACAGGAAGAGGCTTCCCCACAGACAGtaagaaacagaaaggagaCTCACAACCCAGAAacaaccagaaaataaaaacaagggaTCAACAATCCACCCACCGAATagtcaggaaaaaaacaggagAGTTTGCAAGTAGACACAAATCAATGCTTGACAAGGAACCAATAGTGAAGCTGTTATACAAGTGTGCAACCACCTGTGGGTGATTGCAATAATGAGAACTTGTGTTGATTATTGTGCAGCGCAGGGCCTCCATCTGGTGGTATATCAGCACTGCAAACCACACATTAGACTTTCTCCCACCCTTCTGCTATTTTGTAGTTCCATTCCAGAGCAAGTGGAGAAATTCAGGCTAGGTTTATAAATAGTTCATATAACAAGTTTTAATGATGGTTGTAGCAGTTATTGCAATTGTTTTGCTCAGCTGAATTTtgtgcaaatacatttaaaactattAGTACAGCTGTTAAAACAtctgaccatttaaagtagctGAATAGGGATGAATGCCATTTGCACAAGTATACATTTCTAATCAGCAGTGCAAACTTGTTAAGGATATAATACTAAAATTAGACTTGTCTGTTTTAGACATGCATAACTAAGATGACAGGCCAGGGTTACACTTGAATTTTCAATTAAGTTTCAAATAATTAGAACTATTGGATTGGATCTCCGCTGATGGGTTGTTTGGTGAAGGTAATGATGTTGGGTGCAAGAGAAGTGATTCTTGTTTTTCACTAAGCACACTTCAACATGAAAGGTCCATGCAACATGGATATTAGCATCCTTAACATCTTAGTATgctacttttaaatgttttcttttggaaaTAAAGTCAAGTTCAGggtttattttagttttaaaaaagtgttcTAGTTTGTTTCGCACTGTAGCATCTacagcactgaaacaaaaagaaaaaacatgatTTCCTGGATTATAAATCCAGAATGTGGACAGAATTGAGATTTAGTAACAATGTAAGCCAGGCCACTTCAGTATGTGGATTTTCAGATCAGATCAATAAGGCCAAGATCCATATGTTGCATATATTACACCTGAGAGTTGATGATCCCTGGCATGATGCATCTGCTACAAATTCATGATACAAATACATCTGGTTTCACTTGAAAGAGAAGGGTAACCACAAGCCTTGCTTGCTGATTGAGTACTATCACACCAATAACTATCTATGCCCTGCGCACAGCAAAGCATTCGTAGGAGAGGGGAAAACGGCCAAAGCTGCAGATGAGGGGAGTAGTCTCAAGATCCTCAGGAGGCAGGGTGGCCTTGAAGGTGAagtgctggaggagagaggtgaagaagatgaagagcTCCACCCGGGCCAGAGCTTCACCCAGACAGGCCCGCTTGCCTGTgaagcacgcacacgcacacacacacgcaattgCCCAcaattttacatacatttgtttattaaatacaaTTTGTTATCCAGGTAAATTTTTTCAAAAGTAGTTGCTTGgcattttaaatatactgtagtTTGTAGTTGTACTAAGTCATAATTGtacgttgctttggataaaagtgtcagctaaataccataaatgtaatagTTTACATAATACACCTCCAAAAGTTGTTTAGTAATGTGGAACAGAGCAAATTGTGATTTCTGTTGctagtgaatatgtgtgtaatCAAATTGTCTTGAACTGGTCAGCAGAATGATGTGGTTAAACTTTGCTTTACAGTCACCAAATTCACTCATATTTTGGAATGCTTTAAAGAGGTTATATCTTCCcccagattttaaaaaacagaataataCATCTTTGGGAGGCCTTGATCTACACGTTTGTGTTGTTCAAACTATCAGGTATTTCATATGTTGGTCAGGTGTGTTAAAGCAgggaaaagaatgaaacaaaaaagtttaGTCTATGTAAGAACAGAAGGCAATTTTTGTATTACAAGCGTCAGTGATTTTTCCTTTAACGGATCAAAGCTTAAAAGGTAAATATCATGACTTACCAATGATATGCACTGGAAATGGAAGAGAGTGAAAGTGGAAGCATTGCTTATAAATATACACAGTCATATGTAATGAATTGAGTCAGTGATACACTACCTAGCATTAAGCTTACCCAttccaaacacaacaaatgcatCATTCTTCTTGAATTGTCCCTTTTCATCAAGGAAGTTGTTTGGGTCAAAATGGTCTGGGTTCTTCCATATTTTAGGGTCAAAGAGCACAGAGGATAGCAATGGAAGAATAACTGTtccctgcagaaacagcacaaTATTCTCAGCAAAGAAAATGTGCAAAGTTTTATATTTAAGGAACAGTTAATGACTTTGGGGTGGGGGACAATAAGCTCTGTAGCTAAAGTACTGCACACCCCATAAAAACACAGCTCACCTACCTTGGGGATGAGATAGTTGTTAAACTCAGTGTCACGGAGCATTTTGTGTGGAACAGCAGTAGGTGCGAGGTCCATGCTACGCTGGATCTCATGGATAACTGCATCTGTGTATGGCAAGTTCTGTCTGTCATCCAGGGAGGGCCACCGGTCTGGCCCCACCACCACATCAATCTCCTTCTGAACCCGGGCTACAGAGCATGTTACAGAGAACATCAACAGAATCTCTCTATATATTGTAAGCCATGGAATGCATATTTAATCACAGGCCCAAAAAAATAAGTAAGTTTCACAACAGGTTGCCATGAATTTACAtagaaatattaaattaatttatggCTTTGTTAGTGGTTCAGTGTGAATGGTGAGACATGAATGTTTGAAGTGATCTGATTATTCACCTTGGACATCTGGATGCTTCATCATGAGCAGCAGGCCCTGTCTGAGAGTACTGGAGGTGGTCTCAGTGCCAGCACTAAACAAGTTCCAGGTTGTGCTCAACATGTTGTCAAAATTAAATTCCGTTTTAGGATTGTGTTTCTCCTGCAGAAGAGCCAAACTCATAGTGATTAACTCACTGTAACTCACATTGTCCAGCAGGAGGAAAACATGACTACCTCACTCTGTACTAATGGCTTTGTTATATTTGCTGGAATTTGATTGTTTAATGAGAAAATATCTATTTGAGAAAGATTCCATGGGGATatatagaaaaaacaaaatttattttaatatttattaggTATAAATCAACACAATCTGAACTGACAAATGCACAAAATTTAGTTGTGTTCCTATATTAATTACAGTATCTCAGTTTTGAaaatttcagtttcattataTCATTAATTATTCCACAATTTTATGTTCTCTGCCACAAATGAAAGACAGTCAATGCTCAATACCATGAACAAATGTAATTGTAGAATGAGTCAGTGTGGCTGCTTGGACAAACCTCATGCTAGGATAATATGCATTCCAAAACATACATACCATCTTCATAAAACTGGAGAGAATTTTACCTCTTCAATTCGTATAACACAGGCCTCTAAGAAGTCCTGCGGTGGTGAAGTAAGATCTAGTGATTTCATCCTTGCCTCTGCCTCAAGTCTTATAAAAGCGCCGACCCTTTCATGCAGTTTAAACATATCGTGGAGCCGTCCAGGGAAGAAGCCAACTAATCTAGGGAAAATGTTATAGGCCTGTAAGAGATAAAATACAGAAGTGTTAATGAAAGAAATATTGTGTGCAGATGGAGTTATCGTTTGCCTAGTCTTAACTGTGGTTTGCATTCATCTGAGCAGCTCCAGTGATGTGTCAGAATGTTTAGTTACACAAACCTCGATGACAAAGTGATTCAGGAACATGTGATCACTtccaaatataacaaaaaataaaaggcacaaGAGCgtgtaatgaatatttaaaaactatATTCAAGTCAACAGTGATTCTTTAGAGAGATTTTAGCCTGCTTTTAGTTCCTTGTGATTTTTAATAGGTTGGCAGAAATTAAATTTATTGTATTTCATTGAATTTTTATTGCTAGCTTTCGTTTCCAGCTTAGCAGTAAAAGTACTCCTACAGAAATACTAAACAAGATGATTCTATACACACTAAAGTATAAATGTCACGCATCCTGAGTAGACTCTGTCCACAatgaactacattacccacaagccTCCTGTTCCATCCAACTCTCCATATTAATCTCACCTGTCTCATTTTCCTTAATGTTTCTCCCTATATATGTCCCGTTTATTCCGTTTGTCATTGCGAAGTCTCTTTTGCATGCCATAGGTCTGAGCCATTGTATTCATGTATGTTATCCTGGTTATTgtctatttttgtttgaattCTGTGTTTACTCTATTACCTGTTCCCTACTGGATTTGTGTGCCTTCTGGCTTTATAACACAGCCTGTTTTTGACTGCATCTTTGGATTGCCCCTTTTTACCTCCTACTCCACCTGTGCCTGTGGGCCCAATCTGgcataatcaaataaattacttgaaaGCACTGAATActcttaaaatacagtacacTTATCAACATATAGTAGTCCTAAGAAATTAAGTATCTGCTTACTGGTtttttcagccatctacatgcacCTGTTTTCCAGAAAGCCCACGCTGAATACacagttggggttttttggtaaatttccacaacaatcgTAGTATTTAAAATACTTTGATGCTCCTAAGTAATTTCCTATATATGCTCAAAATTGGTCACTTTAtttgacaagaccctggtgaatcaggaaatgtagcacatgactgaaaatgaatctccatgTAATGGGACATGTAATGCCTTATCTTGTACTGCTAGCAAGGGCAGAACAGTAAAACCATGGTGAGAtccatctttttttaaatacctaCTCAAATTTACTTGACTCAAGTGAGCCAAAGAAAAGCAGTGTACTATGTCACTTCAGATTAGGTACTTTACCTGCCCAAGAGGACTACACAAGACACTGAAGTAAGCATCAATGGCTTCAATGATCATCTTGAACTGTGGGTCATCAGATTCAAATCTGTGGCCAAAGATAACGGAGCAAATCACGTTGCTTACTGCTTCAGTTAATGGGTCTTTGGGACTGAAAGCAGAgcctgcagggaaaaaaaaagaggactTGTTGGAACTAGAAATTTGTTCATCATTCAACTCTACTGAATGGTAGTAGTGatacaaaaattcacattttaaaaattctgaaCATATTTGATGGAAAAATCTTGTGTTCTAATGAATATGACTGAATGACAGAAATGATTATGTAGCGTCACCTATGataaaatgtttcagtgtgaGAAGGGTGTTAGATCAATAATACCATCCACTATCTAACTGTGCGGAGGTTGACACGCTGAAGGATATTTTATCAGCGTGTAAGGTTAGTCTGTCGCAGGGCCGATATACATGGAGACTCAGTTGAGTGCTTTGCTTattagcatgtttatttgatTGTAACCATCCAGAGGTTAACATGTTGCCGAGTGGTGTTAGCGATTAAGTGATTTAGCGATTAAGTTCGTGAAAGAGGGACAATGCTGTGGTTAGCAAACACAAGCTATAAATATTAGATGATGTGAAGCACGAGATTGGACATAGGTAAAAACTATTGCTTGTGGAAAtgggtaaaaataaataaataaataaataaaaaataaaaactataggCCTCCAATCTATTGCATTAACTACAGTGAGGCCAGACATGGTTGTGTACTCAAAGTAAAccaatagtttattttatagagttaaCAACTCGATTTGAGGATGCAGTGAAtgaagcttttgaaaggaaaaggCTGGAATATGCAGACTTAGTGGCTGAGGCACATATAATTTTGGTGTTAGGAGATTTGTAGCAAAGTCTGCCACATCAttgcttgtgcagtttgtgCAGCTGTGAACGAGTTGCTAaaaagtagctgaaagggctagtcagtggttgtggataaggagagctCAGACTACTTATGGTAGTGAACCATAAAGGAGGAGTGGCTGAGGTTGTTGTGTCACTGAATAAAGTGGGTGATCTAAATAGAACCAGTTGCATGGAGCAGGCATTCATAATGCCAGCTTCAGTCACTGGGCAGGCCAGGATGGATCTGTAGTGTTGGAGAACACTGCTGTTATAATAGGTaaaatccatgtggaactggTGGAACTGAGTATGTATCaacagtgccagtggggctggatATGGCTTTAGTTGCCGAGTAGACCATCATGGATGTCATGTCTACTAATGGCATAGTGTGTAAAGATGTGTGGTTTGTTTAACAGTTTGGAGGGGGTTGAGGCTGGAACAcaagacctcactgttgagccttctggagatGTCATGGGCTTAGTTCAGCAAAACACCAATGAAGGAAGCTGTCTACCTGATGACACCTGAGAAGTGCTCCTGATGCCCACAGGTACCTGACCTCAATGCTGTACACTGCCAGTCATTCTGTGCCTGGAGCAATAGCTCATACCTGCGTTTGGTCTATACACTGAACTTTTACTGCAGCATTGCTAGCCTTTTGTTTACAAGTTTGCTTGAGTCAAGCTGTTCTGGATGATGAAGATTTTCTCTACTTTGCCTCTCATTCCTTCCTTGCCACAAACATCAGATAATTCAATGGTCCAATGTCAACAAGTTCCTGCAAaggttactttccaatttctTCCGTGACTTTGTATAACTGGGTGATATGCCATGTATTTTCTGACACTACATTCTCTCAAAACCTTACAAATTACTCCAGATCTCAACAGCTCAAGCATATGTCCTAGTTCCAAAACTGAATGTGACATTTGTACAGAAACCCAGCACTGCTGCAAGTATGGGGGCTCAATCAAGTATACTCATATGAATTACAGCAAGATAAGCCAGACatataaattcatatttattagtCAGTGTAGTTTTAGTCACTCAACCCACACAAGACTTTGCTTGAAGCATAGCTTTCCGTTAACAATAACACAGAGTGCAACGTGTGCAATACCTCCAAATGTGCTGAATTTTTGTACTAGACAACAGGCTTCCCCCTTCACCTTGTCCTCAATGCTCCTTCGACCCATCCCAAAGTTCTTCAGGGTTGTGAGACAGAACCTGCGAAGCTGCTTGCACCTGTTCCCATTACTCACTAAAACACCTGCAAAACAGAAATCAGCCATTCTGACTTCCATGCCTGTGAATAAAACCAAACTCTATAGAACTGCCAAATATTATTCAAGTTCAATTTATAAATCAACTCGGTAAAACTTGGTAAGCACATCTATTAGTGACACAGCATGATGTTCACAGCATTGATGTTTGTCTACTCTGCATTAATAGAACTCACCATATCCATTGGTGGATTTCATTAAGAGGGGGTAGTTTAATCTGCCACTGAATTCTTCCCCCATGCCAATCATAGAGTCCTTCAGAGCTTGATATCCAGCAATCACCACAGCAGGGGTGTTGGCAAACCAGATGGTGAAGACAGGGCCATACTTTTTACTGAGCTGGTAAGTCATGCATAAATAAggtcattttaaaatctttattttctgaGTTGGTACACTTCAGTGCACTCAAAACATCTTACAATACAACATTTCTTAAGTGCACATCTCCTAAAATCCACcacaaaatgaatatttgcTTTTGGCTAATTCGGTACAGATCATTTCATCCACTTATGTAACTATGCCAGAGGTATTCCAgccctggattttgtaatcattGATAGTTAATGTCAGCACATAGGTATTCAATTCCTAGACCCCAAGGATCAGTTACTACAGATTTCCCCTTCCCTTTCCCCAGATGATATGGTGGTAAACTGTTCAATCATTGCATTATCAGTTTGATTAACTATTAATGACTATTAAATCCAGCACCTAAATCTGAACTTGAGCTCCACAGTTCAATACTTTTGACCCAGTGGTGTCAAACAGCAGAGGGTTTTTCCTGCTCAAATGGCCCTAATTCAATTCATTTAGCTGCCAGGTTTAGAAGGAGTTCCCCAAGTTACCATGACTGAGATCATAATCACTACAAGGGCTAGAAACAATACCAGCTTTATCATTTCTTTCCAAATGCATGTTTTGACCAAAGAGGTGAAAGTGGTTACAGTCAAGTGTGGATTCAGTAAAGCAGAGATTCTCTTGTGCAATTCTGGTTCGATTGAATGGCAGGAAGGGAAATCATCAAGAAACCCTTTGGATGAAAGCTGCCTAAATACAGTCCCCTTTTCTCATGCCACAGTCATCTTAAATCTTTGCTCCCCTACAAAGAAAATCAGCTCAAAAACTGCCACTCTGCCCCCTCCACCCAGATCCCTGGGCACACTACTGGCCTCTCTATATCCTGCTCTTCAACCAACAATATCCCTTCTAATCAAATaactttttcctcttttgttttggCACACATtctgctaaaaataaatgctttacaAAGTAAATTATGAATAGTCAGCACATTAATTACTTATGCTGTTAAGCATTACATTTATACTTAAACCACTTTGTtggcattttgtatttttggttTGGCTTCAGAAACATCCCATGATGTTGGAATTGTGGAATTGAATAGTGTGCCATGTTCACATAtatctaattttattttagtctaattaattttattctagtttattttatagaattaacaattccatttgagcTTGCAGTGGATGAAGCTTTTGAAAAGAAGAGGCTGGAGTACACAGACTTGGTGAGATAATGTGAGTGGCAGACACATACAAGATCTGTGTCAAGGGATTTG includes the following:
- the LOC113591827 gene encoding cytochrome P450 2M1-like isoform X2, with protein sequence MDPLVSLQANLLSVLMASVVLFLIRKCLGKRTRSSYGRLPPGPTPVPVVGNFFQVYVKEPYKYYLELSKKYGPVFTIWFANTPAVVIAGYQALKDSMIGMGEEFSGRLNYPLLMKSTNGYGVLVSNGNRCKQLRRFCLTTLKNFGMGRRSIEDKVKGEACCLVQKFSTFGGSAFSPKDPLTEAVSNVICSVIFGHRFESDDPQFKMIIEAIDAYFSVLCSPLGQAYNIFPRLVGFFPGRLHDMFKLHERVGAFIRLEAEARMKSLDLTSPPQDFLEACVIRIEEEKHNPKTEFNFDNMLSTTWNLFSAGTETTSSTLRQGLLLMMKHPDVQARVQKEIDVVVGPDRWPSLDDRQNLPYTDAVIHEIQRSMDLAPTAVPHKMLRDTEFNNYLIPKGTVILPLLSSVLFDPKIWKNPDHFDPNNFLDEKGQFKKNDAFVVFGMGKRACLGEALARVELFIFFTSLLQHFTFKATLPPEDLETTPLICSFGRFPLSYECFAVRRA
- the LOC113591827 gene encoding cytochrome P450 2M1-like isoform X1; this encodes MDPLVSLQANLLSVLMASVVLFLIRKCLGKRTRSSYGRLPPGPTPVPVVGNFFQVYVKEPYKYYLELSKKYGPVFTIWFANTPAVVIAGYQALKDSMIGMGEEFSGRLNYPLLMKSTNGYGVLVSNGNRCKQLRRFCLTTLKNFGMGRRSIEDKVKGEACCLVQKFSTFGGSAFSPKDPLTEAVSNVICSVIFGHRFESDDPQFKMIIEAIDAYFSVLCSPLGQAYNIFPRLVGFFPGRLHDMFKLHERVGAFIRLEAEARMKSLDLTSPPQDFLEACVIRIEEEKHNPKTEFNFDNMLSTTWNLFSAGTETTSSTLRQGLLLMMKHPDVQARVQKEIDVVVGPDRWPSLDDRQNLPYTDAVIHEIQRSMDLAPTAVPHKMLRDTEFNNYLIPKGTVILPLLSSVLFDPKIWKNPDHFDPNNFLDEKGQFKKNDAFVVFGMVHIIGKRACLGEALARVELFIFFTSLLQHFTFKATLPPEDLETTPLICSFGRFPLSYECFAVRRA